The Nitrospirota bacterium nucleotide sequence GAACGAGGAGGAGTGGCCGGTGTGAAGAACCGGCGCGGGCTGGCCGGGGCCTCCCTGCTCAGAAGCTGCGGCTCGACCGCACTAAGCGCCGCCTCCTGCTCACCTGCGGAACTCGCCGGCATGCCGCTTCGCGAAGCCGGCTCAAACAGTCCTCGGCACGGCTAGGAAGCCGCCGCATCTGCTCGCTAAGTCGCGGTGCCCTCGCCTCCGCATTCGCGAGTCGGCCTCCGGCCAGCCCGCTAACGGAAGAGAACCGGCCAAGGAGTGGGAGAGAGGATTGCAAGAGTGGGCTGCGAGCCTTACATGATGCCTTTTCCCCTCGCCCCTTGCAGGAGAGGGCTAGGGTGAGGGGGGGGCATGGACCGAAGATTCTTCGTATAGCATCACTTTGCCAAGATGGAAGCTCTTGAGACCATTTGAAGATTTCTTGCAGGACGTTCATTCTTGTCCCTCGGTCCTGCGTCTAATGCGATTCGTGCCAGAGGAGGTAGGCCAGGGCGCCGGGGAGGATGGCGCCGAGGACGCTGGCCCACATCGGGATCACCTTTCCGGCGACGACGACCTCCCAGCCCAGGATGAGGCGCAGGAGGTGCGTCAGCGAGACGAGCGCGAAGACGGCCACCGCGACGGTCGTCACCGGTTTCATGACGGAGGTCCCCGCCTCACCGCCGCCCGGCATCAGTCGAACACCAGGTTGTGGGAGAGATACTGTTCCGACGCGCGTCTCCTCCGCCGAAGCGGCGCTTACTCTAGTACGCCGAACCCTAAGAAAAAGCAACAGCCCGGCCGTTGACCGGGCGTAATCATGCGCCGGCGTGACTAAGCCATTCACGCATGATATAAGGGAAGGGTCCGTTTGACGTTGGTGCAGGAACACTGCGAGGTCAAGCGATGCGATATTCGGTTTTCCTGGAGCCGGTGAAGGAACCGGAGTTTGAAGGCTACTACTACGCCCGCGTTCCCGCCCTGGATTTGACCACGCATGGGAAAGGCGTTGAGGGCGCTCTGGCCGCTGCGAAAGAATTGACGGCAGCCTGGATTGCGGAAAAGCGCGCGCACGGCGAACCCGTCCCCGTCGAATCCCAGTCAGTCGTCACGCACATCGAGATTCCGGATGCCCTTCTCAGCGCGTGAGGTCTTGGCCAAACTCCTCCGAGCCGGCTTTGAAGAAGTCAGACAGTCCGGAAGCCATAGAATCCTGCGCCATCCCGATGGGCGACAAACCTACGTCGCCATGCATCCCGGCACGTTGCCGACCGGAGCGTTCCGAAAGATCCTCAAACAAGCCAGATTGACTGAAGAGCAATTCCGAGAGTTGTAAGGCGGGCAGCGTGAGTCCGGAACGGCTGCGCCACCATGACGCCGAAACAGATAGGGCTGAACCTCGGCGGGCTGATCGTCCTGATCGGCCTGCTCGCCGGCTGGTACTGGCAGTCCACCGGAGCGCGGGCGGTGCCGGCCCTGATCGAATCGCTTAGGCAGGAAGAGCCGGACCGCCGGATCATGGGCGCCCAGGCGCTGGCCTCCATCGGCCCGGCCGCCAAACCCGCCGTGCCCGCCCTGATCGAGCAGGCCCTCCACGATCCCGTCGAATATGCCGGCGTCGAAGCGGCCCAAGCCCTCAAGACGATTGACCTGCCCGCGGCCAGAAGGGTGACGGCCGCCTATCTCCCCGCCCTCGCGGACCGGGACCCTCAGGTGCGGCGGAAAGCCTGCGCCGTGCTGGCCGGCCTGGGGCCTGTGGCCAAGCCGGCCGTGCCTGCGCTGATCGCCGTGCTGCAGGACCAGGACGATTTGGTCCGGGACCGGGCCGTCCGCGCCCTCGGCAGCATCGGCATCCCGGCCGGCCTCGTGCTGCCCGCCCTCACCCAGGCCCTGCAGGATAAAGCTTGGCAGATCCGCTACGCGGCCGTCACGGAGTTCGCCTTTTCCACCGCGGCGCCCGACGCGGCCCTTCCAGCTCTCACACATCTCTTGCACGACGAGAATAAGAGCACGGGCGCGCTGGCTCAATCCGCCGTGGACCGGGCGAAGCGCGATCGGCAGAGTGAAGTGGCCTCGTTCACGAGCATGTTGCAGCTCGGACAGAGCCGGCCCTACGTCCTCCACCAACTGGCCAAGCTGGGGCCGGAGGCGGCCGAATCGGTGCCGGCGCTGATTCCGATCCTGAAGGACGAGGTCGCCCTGCACCGGTACCTGGCGGCTGAAGCCTTGGGGGCGATCGGACCCTCCGCGAAGGACTCCATGCCGGCTCTGAACGAATTGTTGGAGGACGACGATCCCGTGGTCCGCGACAGCGCCGCCGAGGCCTTGAAGGCCATCGCCGGCCCGGTCGGGCATGCAGGAGGCTGACCCGGATGGCGGAAGGGAACAGCCGCCTCACCGTCTTGACGATCGCGCTCTACTGGGGTGGCGTCGGCCTGGGCCTGACCCTGCCCTGGCTCATCCACCTGGGCCATGAGGTCTACGGCCGGAACGTTCCGCTCCGGACCGCGCTCCAGCGTTTCGGCATGGAGCTCCTCGCGCCCGGGTACAATCTGTTTCTGGTGGGCGTATTCAACGCCGTGCCGTTCGTCCTCCTGTCGGTCTTCCTCCTGTTTCACCTCGGCACGGCACCGCCGCACGGAGCCGTCACGGTCGCGCGTCGCGTCGCGGGGGTCGCCGGCGCCTGGCTTGCGGCGCTCGGGCTCTCCCTGTGGGTCCACCTGTCCCTCGCCCTCCACCCGGACGCGCAGGGGGCCCTGGCCGTTCTGTTCCTCCCCTTTTACGTCTTCCTCCTGATGCTTGCCGGCTATGGCTGCGGCCGTCTGATCAGCCGGCTCTGGGCGCACTGAGCCTCGTCAGCTTCAGTCGAAGCCCCCGCCCACCCATCGAGGCCGACCGTCCCTCCCTTGTGTTCCTGCCACATTTTGCACAGGAATGTACGCTCATTCGTCTCGCGACGCCCATTCCTGGCTCACGACGAGGTAAATCCTGTTGGTTTCATTACGTTCTTGCCCCATTGCACAGGTTGCTCGTGGCACAAGAATTGATTGCGCAGTCTTCCTCGATCCGTATCACTTGCGGCGGCATCTCATCGTCGGTGTCATCAATTCGGAGGTCAGGCATGGAGGAGCTGCGCAAACATCCGCGGATGCAGGTGCATTTCGCCATTTCATTTGCCGGCATGCAGACGGAGGGGAAGGGAACGGTCACGGACCTCTCCCTGGGAGGGTGCGGAGTCGAGTGCGACCGGAGCATGCCCAAGGGGACGCGCCTGTCCCTGTCCATCAGCGCCCCGGACGAACCGACGCCGATCCAGGTGGCGATCGGCGTGGTCCAATGGTCGCTGGGACGACGGTTCGGTCTGCAGTTCCTCAGCCTGAGCGACGCGGCGAGGGCGCGCATTCAGCGGCTCGTGCAGCATCCATCTTGATCGGTCCGGCGGCGGGACGCTCGCGGGTGGACGCTTAACGAGACTTCTTGGGCGGCTTGCGCTGGGCCCCGTCCGATTCGCCCAGACGGGCTTTGAGGCGGGCGATCTCCACTTCCTGGTCTTCCAGCTTTTCCTTCAACCGCTCGATCTCCTCGCGCAATCTCTCCACCTGCGCCTTCAGGTCCCCGTCGCCTGCCGGAGCCGTCGGCGCCGGCAGGGTCGTGCTGGCCATGAACGTCGGCAAGTCGAGGACGAGCGCGGCGGCGGGCGTCCCGCCATAGCCGGCCGGCCAGCTCTCCGCCGACGAGACGACCGCCTTCGGCGGGTTGAACCCCAGGGTCTTCCCGGTCCGCTTGAGGGCTCGGAGCGGATGGGCCCTGACCTGTTTCAGCCCGTCCGATCCGGAAGCGACCGGCTCTCGGTGGTTGGCGATGACCACGTGCAGGAGTTGGTCCTTGAGGAAGAGCCCCCCGGAGGTGACCGTCTGGCCCCCGCCTGCCTGCCGGGCGACCGCAAACACGATCCATTCGGGAGGGCCGGCCATTTGAAAGGCCCGTCTGACGCCGGGAGCCAGGAGGCGGGCTTCGTCCGGCGAGAAGACCGGCTCCGGAGGGGGGACCTTCTCCAGGAGCCCCGCCCGTTCTTCCACGAGGAGCCGGCCCAGCATGGCCTCCAGGTCCCCGTCCGCCCAGACCGCCGGATGGTCGTTCTTGACCTCGGCGACCCCGGCCGGATCGGCGTAGGCGTCCAATCTGATCAGGAGGGCCGGCTCGTTCTGGACGTCCCGCGAGACGAGCGCGGGCCCGGCGCAGCCGAGGCAGGCCAGCAGCACGGAGCAGACGAGCAGGCGCGCGGTCATGGATCGCTTTCCCCTCTCCCGAACGGCCTCGTGACTTATACACGGATTCGCCCGAACCGGCAATCGTCCGGGAAACTCTTTACTGTCGGAGGGCAATTCGTATAAATATGCACCCGTTGCCATACGCTTGTCGGGTACGGTCACAGCGAGATGACACATGAAGCAGGTCCTGACCATCGCCGGGTCTGATTCGGGGGGCGGGGCCGGCATCCAGGCGGACCTCAAGGCCATGTCGGCCAACGGGGTCTACGGCCTGTCGGTGATCACCTCG carries:
- a CDS encoding PilZ domain-containing protein; translated protein: MEELRKHPRMQVHFAISFAGMQTEGKGTVTDLSLGGCGVECDRSMPKGTRLSLSISAPDEPTPIQVAIGVVQWSLGRRFGLQFLSLSDAARARIQRLVQHPS
- a CDS encoding type II toxin-antitoxin system HicB family antitoxin — encoded protein: MKEPEFEGYYYARVPALDLTTHGKGVEGALAAAKELTAAWIAEKRAHGEPVPVESQSVVTHIEIPDALLSA
- a CDS encoding HEAT repeat domain-containing protein, with amino-acid sequence MTPKQIGLNLGGLIVLIGLLAGWYWQSTGARAVPALIESLRQEEPDRRIMGAQALASIGPAAKPAVPALIEQALHDPVEYAGVEAAQALKTIDLPAARRVTAAYLPALADRDPQVRRKACAVLAGLGPVAKPAVPALIAVLQDQDDLVRDRAVRALGSIGIPAGLVLPALTQALQDKAWQIRYAAVTEFAFSTAAPDAALPALTHLLHDENKSTGALAQSAVDRAKRDRQSEVASFTSMLQLGQSRPYVLHQLAKLGPEAAESVPALIPILKDEVALHRYLAAEALGAIGPSAKDSMPALNELLEDDDPVVRDSAAEALKAIAGPVGHAGG
- a CDS encoding type II toxin-antitoxin system HicA family toxin; translated protein: MPFSAREVLAKLLRAGFEEVRQSGSHRILRHPDGRQTYVAMHPGTLPTGAFRKILKQARLTEEQFREL